The window CTCCGGATCAAATCGGCAAACAGCACGACTGATCCGGTCAACACCGCTACCACGGTAATCGGGCGACCCTGGTAGTGCGTGTCGATTTCATGAGCGAGCTGGGAAACGCCAGCGGAAAGCTGCGTCTCAGTGATTAGCGTACGCACGGGGCATGGCTCAAAATAGGCAAGTTACAAGCTCGAGAGGTTTTGGGTCGAGGTTGTCGTTGAAAACGGTGTGGCCGATCCGCAGGGGCCGCGCTGGCCGATACATCCTGATAGCCAGCGCCAATCGGCGACAGCATTTTGCCGCATTTTATCAAGGTCGACCAGCCGCATGACTCCGTCGCAAAAGCTCACCCGCGCCCGCAACTGTGTCCATGCCTACTGCCAGGATCATTTTCCCAACGAGACCATCGAACTACGCGATTCGGTTTTTATCAGCGAAGAATTCTACCGCGGGCGGCGATTCCGCTGTGACCAACTCACGGCGATCTGGTTCGCCGAAGAAGATCAGCTCAAGATTCACTCGCCCGATGGAGCATGCATCGCCAGCTGGGGTGCCGCCGAAATGGCTGAGCAAATCGAAAGATTCAAAAAACCCGATCCGATCGAGGACGTCGACTCAGAACGACCGAGCACCTTACCGATGATCGCGCCAGTCGCCCAGCCGCAAACTCAGGCCGAAGTCCGGCGTGCGGCCTAGCCTAAGCGAGTCGAGGGCAAAGACGAGAGAGCCGTCCCAAACTTAAAGCGTTACACGGACTGTGCGTGGCGTCTTGCCATTGTCCTTGGGGTCAACGACGATTAATTCCAAGCGGCCGCGCGATGACTGCTCCGCAGCGCTGAGATCCGCAGGGCTCTCGATTGACTCCCCATTGGCCTTAAGGATCAGCAATCCAGCTTGCAATCCGCTGCGGGACGCCGGACTGTTGGGTTGGACCTCGGTCACCTTCACCACCGCCTCGCCATTGAGAAATGCCAGTTCGGTCGTTACACCCAGGGCTTGCATTCCATCCGTACGAGTTGTTGCTCGAGGCGTCAAGCCAGATCGAACGCTGGGGGATCTCGTAGCGACCTGGACCAATACATCACGCCCGGTTCGGACATCACGAACGGTCAGCGAAAACTCTCCACGGCTATCGCGATAAGCGGTAGCTAATTGATCCTCACTCTCCAGTGCAACGCGATTGGCTTCGACCAGGATATCACCCGGTTCAATTCCCGAGTTGGCTGCGGGGCTGTTCGGCGTCACTCGGATGACTTTCAAGGCGCTTTGTTCACTGACGCTGACACGTTGTGCGGTAATGCCAATCTCGGGCGTGTTAGGTTGGGACGAGTTGCCACCGACGCTTTCGTCCCGGGGGTTTTCCTCAAACCAATCGTCTCCGCTGGCTTGCCATCGCCCGGACTGGCCCACGGCTAAATACGCGCGGATGGTTGAGTTGGGTTTTGGCATCGCGAGCTCACGACCTCGCTGGCTGATACCCGTGCGTGGATCGCTGACGTGCGCGTACACATATTGTCCCGGCGCAGGATACGAGGTCTCAACGAGTGCGTCCAAGCGGGGTACTTCCGACCGCCGGACGAGAATTTGGATGAGGTTTCCATGGGTGGACTCAAACACGTTTTCGACTCTGCCGTCAACGATCAACGCTGTTGACTGCACATTGGGAATGTCTTGGGCCAGCGTAGGGACCTGCATCAACGTGGGCCCCCATGGCAGTGCCAGGGCAGCTATCAACATGAATGGCAGACGCGGATGCAGTGGAAATGTCATGGTTTTGGACTTTTGGGCATCGAAGAGAGAAGGGGAGGAGTTCGCGTTCGGACGAGCGCTGCTACTGCAGGGCGGATGCATTCACTATCGTTCAGTACACGCTCGGCGCGCCTACACGCTGGTGAATCTGTTCGCGGACTTCTTGCGAGAGTCGCAGCGTGTCACCGAGTTCCTTCAAGTACTTCGCTTCACTTCCGGAGTCTAAGTTGATCGTCATCAGCGACAACGTGTAGACCTGCTGCTCCATTCCGACCGGCACCGACATGGCAAAACCGCGCAGGTCCTGGGGGCGATCAAATTCGTCTTGCAAGAATTGCAGCGTCTCGCGTGATGGGTTGTGCAATCGTCGCATGATGTTTTGCTGTTCACTTGGATCAATCTGTCCATCGGCTTTGGCCGCATTGATCATCGCGCGGACCAGCAGCGTGCCCTGCTCTTGATCGACCCCGGGTTGCTCGGAGTTGGGTACAGGCGTCCGCTGGGGGGATGCCTCCGCAGGCGGCGTGGATCCGGAGTGACGGTTCTTGGACACATTCAAGAGATCCTCCAGTTCCTTGGCTTGCCGTTCGATGTCGGTGTGACTCATCGAGGTCGGGCCATTGGATCGGCCTGGATTCGAGCGGCGCGGTGCGGTATCGCTCGGCGCATCGCTCGGAGTTCCTCCCCGCGGCGCCCGGCCGCCTAGCAAGCTGCCCAATATGTCGGTGATATCCATGGAATATTCTCTCCGGTGGTAACCTAAAGCGGGCTCTGATGTGGAAACTGGATGCGAAATCCATGACAAGAAAATGGATGATTAGCGCGTGACCGGGAGTCGAGCACGGCGCTCCCGAAATTGTAACGTAGCCTCAGGCACAGTGGGGAAGCAGCAAGCCGAGGGGACTTAGGAACCGCGGCAAAGCAGAAGCCCTTGTCTTCCCAATCGACTTCCGATTCCGAGTTTTCCGATGGACTTCTGTGGGAGACTCACGTCCTGGGTGTAGACGCTGGTCGTCCTCCATGGTTCAGAACGATTTGCGTTTCGAGTGACTTCTGCTTGTTGTTAACGGCCCATGTGGCGATGCTCGGTGTTTTTCCACTGGGGTGCGGAAATGATTCGCAACAACGAAATATTGATCGGTTTGCGTAGTTCGCTTCCTGGTGGCATTGCGATGGCATGCGACTCCTCTTGAAACAGCACGGGCAATACTTCCGCGAGACCCGAAAAACGGTCATGGATCTCATATCGCATGGTAGGATAATCGTAGACCACGGCATCGATGTCATGATGGATGAGTGCATGGAGTGCTGCCTGTGCGGTCGGGAATACTTGGAATCCGTATCCATGCATTCGCAAATAAGATTCGCCCTCAGAGTGCAGTACGGTGCCTGTCCGTACCCTCGAGAGGTCCGCGGGTGAGTGGATGGGCGAATCGAGTTGCAGCACAGTCATCTGGGCCGCGATCGAACCGGTGACAATGGTCAAGCTGACCACACCGATCAGCATCCAGAAAACGGCCAGCACGCGTCCGGCGAGGGTGCGGGGCGTTTTGTCGCCGTAGCCCACCGTGGTCATGGTCACCACTGCCCACCAGATGCCGTGGCCCAGTCCGTCGAGAACGCCGCCGAAGTGATCGGGGTTGTGTTGCCGTTCCGCCAACCACATGAAACCACCGATGCAAACTGTGACGGTGATGAAAAATGCAAGTAGCGACAGAAACTGCCTCGCTAGCAATTGGATGAGATCCACTCCCCAATCCTGGCGATACGCTTTGCGGACCGCGATACCCAGTCCAGACGAGTAGAACGGATGCGAAAAATCGAGTACCCGCTCCCGTTCCGATGTCACGGCGGTCGCCGCTACCGCAGCATCGACGTCGCCACGTTGTGTTGCGGCGATGAGATCGCCCGGTTCCATCTCTAGGAACTCAAAATCCCAGTTGTTGTCGCTGGCAATCTCACGCCACAATTCCACGCTGACCCCATCCCAGGATCCGTCGGCCAGTTTCATTGCAAACGGAGGGGCGTGCTGAGTACCGATGACCAGGATTGGGGGCTCACTCTGGTTCGATTGCGCGAAGGCAGGAATTACGCAGACCAGCAGGTGAACACAGATTCCTAGTAACAGTCGAGTCATTGGCAGTTTTCTTCCAGGAGATCCACACCGGGGGATGATTGATTGTGCACGTTTTATCGCGAGCGGGATTATTAGAGAGTAGCCGGTGGTCGAACGCAGCGAATCCCACCGGTATGCTAGCTTGAACAACTCACTGTCAATTCTCTGGGAACCTGTTGCTGCTCGCATCGATAGGCAGGGGATCCGCCCGCTCGTCTCCGTTTAATTCGCTATGTCTGACTCCACTTCTCTACCCCAGATCGACCAAGAAATCCTCGCACTGATCGATCGTCGCCAACAGTTGGTAGCGACGCAGTTGGGTGGGGAAGATCGGTCCGGAGGGCTGCCAGCGGCGCTGGCGGATGCGGAAAAGGTGGCCGAAAAGATCAGTTTAACTGCCCAAACTGGGGTCTCCGTGAATGCGCGGCGGTCGATTTTACGCCACATCGTTTCGGCTTGTTACCAAGCATCCAAGCCGGAATTGGTCGCGTTTCTCGGTCCTGTTGATAGTTACAGCCACTTGGCCGCGCTGGAGTACTTTGGTGGCGGGACCGATTTGTCGCCTGTTTCGTCGATCGGTGCTGTGTTCGATGCCGTCAGCCGGGGCGATTGTGGGCATGGAATTGTGCCGATCGAGAACAGCACTGATGGCCGAATCGTTGACACGCTCGGTCGTCTGGCGCAGGGACACGTCAACATTACCGGTGAACTGCTGCTCGCGATTCACCACAATCTGCTTTCTCTCAGTCCGCGTGAGGAGATCAGGCAGGTCCACAGCAAGCCGCAAGCTTTGTCGCAGTGCCGGGGCTGGTTGGCTGACCATTTGCCCGGTGTGGAACTGGTGGAAACCGCGTCGACGGCTGCGGCTGCCGAGGCGGCCGCGGCCACACCCGGCATTGCGGCGGTAGCAAGTTTGGCGGCGGCAACTCGGTATGGACTCGGGGTGGTTCAAGCCTCCATCGAGGACAATCGTCACAATGTCACCCGCTTTGCCGTGCTTGGGTCGGGGGCGCCCGAACCGACGGGGGACGACAAAACGACACTGTTGTTTGAGGTGCAGCACCGCCCAGGGGCCCTAGCCGATGTGATGGGAATCGTTCGCGACCATGGATTGAATTTGACATGGATTGAGTCATTTCCGCAGCCGGGACGACCGAATGAATATTTTTTCATCGTCGAATTTCCCGGCCACCAAGCCGAACGAGCAGTCGCCGGCGTGATCGCGACACTGCGGCAGCAAACCCAGCACCTCGCCGTACTGGGTAGCTACCCACAGGGGCGAAAGGTGTAGCTGCCAGCGAATGGCTGGATGAGCTCGTTTGATTTCGCCGGAGCGTGAAGTCGACGCTCGGGCGGGGATGGGCAAGTGGAATTCCATGTCTTTGTTGTTTTGCGATTGCGAAAGTCCGCCCTTTCCCCTTGATAATTCTGCGCCGGCCATTCACAATCCCCGCTCGAATTTTCACAAAAGTTCGTTTTTCCTGAATTCAGGCGAGACCGTCTGGGGCTGATTGTCGATCCCCACCACGCCGATCTCGCCGTCCCACCCCCGAATCGAGAACGAAATAGATGGGTCATTACACAGGTCCGAAAGCCCGCATTAACCGTCGTTTGGGCACGATGCTCTACGAAACATCCGGTGCCGCCCGCGCCCTCGATCGGCGAAATACGCCTCCCGGGATGCACGTCCGCGGCCGCCGACCGAGCGTCTACGGCTTGGCGTTGATGGAAAAGCAAAAGATCAAGCACTATTATGGGTTGGGCGAACGTCAGCTACGCCGTTACTTCGATAACGTAGGCCGCAAATCTGGCAACACCGGTGAGTTGTTGCTGCTGATGTGCGAGAGCCGCTTGGAC of the Allorhodopirellula heiligendammensis genome contains:
- a CDS encoding transporter substrate-binding domain-containing protein, encoding MTRLLLGICVHLLVCVIPAFAQSNQSEPPILVIGTQHAPPFAMKLADGSWDGVSVELWREIASDNNWDFEFLEMEPGDLIAATQRGDVDAAVAATAVTSERERVLDFSHPFYSSGLGIAVRKAYRQDWGVDLIQLLARQFLSLLAFFITVTVCIGGFMWLAERQHNPDHFGGVLDGLGHGIWWAVVTMTTVGYGDKTPRTLAGRVLAVFWMLIGVVSLTIVTGSIAAQMTVLQLDSPIHSPADLSRVRTGTVLHSEGESYLRMHGYGFQVFPTAQAALHALIHHDIDAVVYDYPTMRYEIHDRFSGLAEVLPVLFQEESHAIAMPPGSELRKPINISLLRIISAPQWKNTEHRHMGR
- a CDS encoding tellurite resistance TerB family protein, with the translated sequence MDITDILGSLLGGRAPRGGTPSDAPSDTAPRRSNPGRSNGPTSMSHTDIERQAKELEDLLNVSKNRHSGSTPPAEASPQRTPVPNSEQPGVDQEQGTLLVRAMINAAKADGQIDPSEQQNIMRRLHNPSRETLQFLQDEFDRPQDLRGFAMSVPVGMEQQVYTLSLMTINLDSGSEAKYLKELGDTLRLSQEVREQIHQRVGAPSVY
- the pheA gene encoding prephenate dehydratase — protein: MSDSTSLPQIDQEILALIDRRQQLVATQLGGEDRSGGLPAALADAEKVAEKISLTAQTGVSVNARRSILRHIVSACYQASKPELVAFLGPVDSYSHLAALEYFGGGTDLSPVSSIGAVFDAVSRGDCGHGIVPIENSTDGRIVDTLGRLAQGHVNITGELLLAIHHNLLSLSPREEIRQVHSKPQALSQCRGWLADHLPGVELVETASTAAAAEAAAATPGIAAVASLAAATRYGLGVVQASIEDNRHNVTRFAVLGSGAPEPTGDDKTTLLFEVQHRPGALADVMGIVRDHGLNLTWIESFPQPGRPNEYFFIVEFPGHQAERAVAGVIATLRQQTQHLAVLGSYPQGRKV
- a CDS encoding PDZ domain-containing protein, encoding MTFPLHPRLPFMLIAALALPWGPTLMQVPTLAQDIPNVQSTALIVDGRVENVFESTHGNLIQILVRRSEVPRLDALVETSYPAPGQYVYAHVSDPRTGISQRGRELAMPKPNSTIRAYLAVGQSGRWQASGDDWFEENPRDESVGGNSSQPNTPEIGITAQRVSVSEQSALKVIRVTPNSPAANSGIEPGDILVEANRVALESEDQLATAYRDSRGEFSLTVRDVRTGRDVLVQVATRSPSVRSGLTPRATTRTDGMQALGVTTELAFLNGEAVVKVTEVQPNSPASRSGLQAGLLILKANGESIESPADLSAAEQSSRGRLELIVVDPKDNGKTPRTVRVTL